A segment of the Candidatus Izimaplasma bacterium HR1 genome:
TATTTAGATGATATTTACTTCTCAGGGGCTCAGGATAAAGCATTTGGTAATGAATTACATAAGAAGTACCGTATTAGATACTATGACGATATAACAATGAAGAAATTAGAATTAAAGAAAAAGACAGGAAATAGTAGTATTAAAATATCAACACCTATTAATGAAGAGGTGTTTAAAGCTATCGTTGATAATGATATAGATATTTTAGAGAAGCACTTCGATGATAAGTTGATTAGGTTATATACACTTGATTTCTTTAGAAATAATCTTGAACCAAAGTGTAATATTATCTATAAAAGAGAAGCTTATCGTGATGAAAGTGATAATTTTCGAATTACATTTGACCACTCTCTAGAAGTTTCCCGTTTTGATAAAGAAATTTCGGGGGAAAACATCAAATTAATGAAAGATACCATGCTAATGATGGAAATAAAGTATGAACACTTCATTCCCAAAGAAATAAAAACAATAATAAAATCAATTGCAGCTAATCAAATAGCATATTCTAAGTACTTCTTAGGATATGATCAAATAATACTTTAGGAGGGCATTATGTCATTTTCAGATTTAATCAACCAAGATATCTTAGAACTTTATAATTCACAGAACATCAGACTAGAATCAATAATATTCAATATCATCGTAGTATTTTTATTAAGCTTATTTATCTTATATACTTATAAGAAAAGCTACCAAACTACCGTTTATAACCGTAGTTTGGCAATTGGATTACCAATTGTCGCCATGGTTACTAGTGTTATCATTATCTCAGTAGCATCAAATATTATTCTATCTCTAGGGATGGTAGGGGCTCTATCTATTGTACGTTTCCGTACTGCCTTGAAAAATCCTTTTGATACAGTATTTATGTTTTGGGCTGTGGGATTGGGTATCCAAGTAGGTGCTGGTTTAATCCTGGTAGCATTCATTAGTACAGTTATTATTGCACTAGCTATATTTGCATTAATTAGTTTAGAAGTATTCGTTTCATCGTACTTCTTAATAATTCGTACTAATTCTACAGAAAATGAAGAAGCAATCTTAACAGAAGTAAGTGCCATTTATGGTAAATATACTTTAAGAAATAAGACTGTTAAATACAATTCGCTTGATTTAACCTTAGAAGTTAGATCTAAAGAGGATAAATCGCTAATGGTTAATAGACTTAAAGATATAGCATCTGTGAAGAGTATCGTATTGCTTTCTCATAATGGAGATTACATCTCAGAATAATGATTAATCTTGTACTAAGACGAGTTCTTATAATCGCAACCTTAGTAACTGTACTATTTGGGTTAGATTCTTTATCTGATGAATCACTATTATTAAACTTACCAAGTGAATTAGAGATTATTGATGTCCTTGCTCAACAACGTGCTCAAAAAGAAGAGATTCTAAAAGCACAAGTTGATTATATAGCAGCACAAGAAAAGATGGTAGAATACTACCAAGAACAAATAATAAAACAAGAAGAATTTATATTAATTGAAAACGCAAGACAAGAAGAAGATAGAATAAAAGCTATCGAAGAAGCAATGGAAAACAACTACACTTTAGGCGACAGAGATAAGCCTTTAGACTATCAAAACCTATTCGATGATAGTATCAAACACACCTTTGTCCTAGATTTTGATAGGTCAGAATGGCAACATCTCTTAGATTCGATGAATGAGTATCATGATATGTTTGGAAACTATAAAAGTAATGAATATGTTAAAGCAGATGTATCTT
Coding sequences within it:
- a CDS encoding VTC domain protein, with amino-acid sequence MKEVHRQEHKYLISYVDYFKVREAIKTLLIHDQHGPNESYQVNSIYLDDIYFSGAQDKAFGNELHKKYRIRYYDDITMKKLELKKKTGNSSIKISTPINEEVFKAIVDNDIDILEKHFDDKLIRLYTLDFFRNNLEPKCNIIYKREAYRDESDNFRITFDHSLEVSRFDKEISGENIKLMKDTMLMMEIKYEHFIPKEIKTIIKSIAANQIAYSKYFLGYDQIIL